CaccttcttttattttgttattgctGTGTTTCACAACCTTTTTGGTTTTTGAGCACTTAAAATGAAGAAAGTCTGTAAGTGACCTCTCTCATGTGTAACAGATTTCCTGCTCCTTTTTCAATCTGGTGACCCCTCAGATTTTTCCTTGGATGGAAATTTTGCTGAATGTATCCGGTTCTTTCCATGCAAAGATCCCACTGTGATGTAGTGTATGGTATCAGCTGGGCTCTGCATCCATATACATGATCAAGTGCACTTCTTACTGAAAATCAATGCTTTTCTGTACCTAGTGGGTTTGCCCTTATAATAAATGGCAGCtgacaaaagtaaaaaacagaaagtgtgGATAAAGCAATATGCTAATCTACTATGTGATGCACACCTGAAGCCCAGCGATCGAAACTCATTTACTGCCATTAACAAATAAATGGAGTAATGGGGTTATCTGTTCATGTTAGACCCAGTTAGTCCCTACACAACCTGCTGTAATGTAAGAACATCGTATCTGCACAGAAACCAACCTCCTCAGCTCCTCACTGACATCTGTTTACTACCTTTTTCACAGGATTCAGCTAGTAGATAATAAACCATCTGAACTTTAAATccaagaagaaaataaatggtTCAAGTAAcataacatattttttttttttgttacaagaACAAGTAATGTTAGTCTTGAGAGAGGATGCTTCAGGTCAGCTGCATGAGCACCTTCATAACCCCTGCAGGGGAATGATTTTTTACATCTCTGGCTCTAGTAGGACAGCTGCTCATTCAACCAGAGATGATAGCACAGGGCAGGAAATCAATGCTttcaggagaggaaaagactgAATAGGTAAAGAAAGTTTGCTCTGCATTTTCAGCGCGTTTCACCACTGAAGAAAAGACATTGTCAGTGATTTTTGTGTAGATTTTAAAGTCCTTTTAGTCTGAAAGAGCTGCAATCAATGTGGAACTCTGCACACTGCCTGATAATTTTGGACACATGACGATAAATAAAAGCAATGGACCTGAATTTAAAAAGCTTGTCTGAATGAGTGAGTAATGCAACTTGCTGTCAAATGCCTGTGACAAAAGAGAGGCATATTTCTTCTGATTCTCTGAGTTTTATTTCGTGTCCACAAGAGTTACCCCCCAGGAGTCACCCAGCATGCCAACACAACTGTCCATAACAAAAAGTTCATAACAATAACCTGACATGTCAGTGCTTTCCACAGTGCtactatttaatttactatctttcaaaatgtatttatttttgttcatgcAGACTGTGTAACATCAGCCGACTTAGAGATCTATAACACCATTTTTGAACATCAAACAGTGTTGTCGTCATTCTACACTTTTATATTTGCCGAACTCTCAGACAAATCAATACAGGACATTACTttgaaaaacattaacattatggCCTCCTACATGCATCATTGCAGTTTTCTCAAGCAGAAAATGGGCTTTCAAACCTCTGAGCAAGGTTCAGATAATTCCCTTTAGATTTCCCGGTTTTAGCAAGGCTGTATATCTCGCAAGCTATTCCcctgtagaaaagaaaaaaaaaaaaatcatggccACGATATTTCTCTGTCAAATTGCAGAAGGAAGACAGTGTAGGAAGGCAGGGTCAGTGATGGAGAGCTCTGCCCTGAGAGGCACGGAGTGAGTTGCAGTCATAAAGGGAgcgacactgtgtgaaatggcAGGGATCTCATTTTGCTGCCCCATTTTCACAAGTGTCATTATCATACACCTCTATGTCTTTGAGACTGGAGGCATCTGTATCGTCCCCTGCACTGCTCTCACTGTCCCTAAAGGTGATACCGCCAATGAAGGGATACACGCTCTCTGTGAACAAGTCTCTGATGCTATAATAAGGGAGCTCTGGGTCTTGTCTTTCAGGCTTAGTGATACAGTGACCCTCCATGACTTTGTTTCTTTGATAGTACTTTGAAAACTTATTAAAGATAATGGTGATGGGCAGAGCCACCACTAACAGACCACAGATGATACACAAGGTGGCCACTATCTTTCCTGCCAGCGTCACGGGGCAGGTGTCACCATAACCGACTGTGGTCATGGTGATTGTCGCCCACCACCAGCCTGAAGGGATGGTCCCCAAATCTGtgtactcctcctccttctctgcaaAGTAGATGAGGGCAGAAAAGATGGAGATCCccactgagaggaagaggagaagaagaccCACCTCATGGTAGCTGTGACGGACAGTGGCGCCCAGCGCTCGCAACCCAATGGAGTGACGAGCCAGTTTGAGAATTCGGAGAACCCTCATGAGGCGCAGAACCTGCACCACTTTCCCCACGTTCTCAATGTCCTCGTTCTCCTCCGCGCTCTCCTCGTCAGCTGTCTCAAGAGCTAAAGTGGCGTAAAATGGCAAAATGGAAGCAACATCGATGATGTTTAAGGGGTTTCCGAGGAACTTCCTGCAGGAGGGTGCAACAATCAGCCTGATGATGAACTCGGCAGAGAAGCAGGCGATGCAGATCTCCTCCAGGATGGTGAGGACAGGGTCTTCGATGGGCCTCTCATTGTCATCCACACGCTGGAACTCAGGCATGCTGTGTACACACATGGCAACAATAGAGGTCAAGACCACGGTCAGAGAAGCCACGGCGATGACTTTTGAGGCCGTGGAGTGACCTGGATCCTCTAGCCTGAGCCAAATGTAGCTCCTCACTTCTGCACACCAGGCACCTTTGAACTTGGCCAGGTCTTTGTCCAGAGCAGAGAGCTCCTCGAAGGAAGAGTCAAAGCTTGGCTGCTGGTCGTCACTCCTGATGTCCCAGTCTCTGTCCTCGATGTATTCCTTCCTCTCGTGGTACCAGTTGCTACAGCAGGTGCTCAGGTGGAGCTCCTGAATGCCCCAGTACTCGATCTCCTGGCtgaaggagaaaacacacagctcctccatcatGTGGATTTGTCCCGTTTGGTAGAAGTTGAGCACGCAGAGGAAAACCCGGGGATTCCTGTCAAAGTAGTACTCCTTCTCGGCCGGGCTGTAGTCATCACACAGCTCCAGGATCGCCGCCTCGCTTTGGCAGTGGAGGAGACGAGCCAGGCGTGTGTGAGGGAAGCGGAGCAGCATGTCTGGATCAACTTCATGTCGCACCCCTCCCACATTGAGATGGACCTGGTCTTCCTCATTCCCACGCCGGTGGAGGAATTGCCCATACCCCATGGTCCTGACGATACGTGCAGAGACATCACAACAAAAAATGAAGTCTGTCAGTTATAGTCTGTCagtttatagatttttttttatgacaagaAAATGCCCCCCAAGCATCTACAGTCAGGATTGTGAGCAGCACATTTATGTGGACAGATGTCTATCAAGACATATTTGATGGCACTGTTTGTAGAATACATTAGTCctctgaagggaaaaaaaaatcaatacagcacacacaggaaatggctTGTGCTGGAGTGAGTGAAGAGGCGTGAGGTACTGTCACTTCTTGCAGGGCTCAAGAACAGGATTATCACCAGAAGAATCAAATTACAAAGTGGACTTGACTAattcagaggaaatgagaggcAACAAGTTGAAACTGAATGCATGCACCAGTCCGAGGACTGTTTTCCAGCATGTGTACatttctgtgttattctgtggaTATTTCCTAATCTCTTCCCGACAGATCAGCGTGCTGGTTTGCATGCACACTTTTGCATAGAACCTAgatctaacattttttttcaccaaaccctatttgcattttaagtctgttacttttaaattttacaaaaaCTGAATGGAAAATGTAAAGCTGCAGCATACCTGCACTTGGAGCCTTTCTTTCCATGAAAATAACTTTTATCCGgttgtttcagttttcacatTCATGCCACAAACAGCCGGTCGGTGGAGGGAGCGCGGTGCTGCATCTTCACGGACAGGACAAGAAGAGCTGGAGGCGGGACAGCAGCACGGCAGCAGTTTGTTCCCTTTTACAGGGAACTGGGAGGGgcgagagaaaaagagaggagaagagaggggagggagggagggaggctgcaCAGATGTAGGAACACCCTACTATAATATTACATGGTTAGTTTTATGGTATTTGTATAAGCCCATAACATTTCTTAAGGAAGCTTAAGGAAGATTTTAGACTTTCCTTCTCTAAGGGTTGCACCTACAGTCACATGAaatgcatgtttaaaaaaaattgcacttGTCTTACATTTGAGTGAAACTACTGCGACTGAAAGCAGCTGACCACGGCTGGTCTGCATGCTGGAGGgagtaaagtaagtaaaatcacacactgacatttcaatCCTCTGTGAAAAAGCACCGCTCGCAGGCTTACTGCCAAACCAGGCAGCAACACTGTGTTTGGCAGCAAAAGCCAAATACAGCATACCTTTTTTTGTAACTGCAGATGAAAACGCTGTTGAGAGTGAGTGCAGCTACAACCACTATGTTTTACACCAAACTGGTTGACAGTTTGTAATCTATGAAACAATCTGACAAGCTGCACCATTCAACCTCTGTGTCCCGGCTGAGAGCTCTTTCAAACTTTGTATTACCTCAATAAAAACATCCTCAGTGTCTCCCAGATGTGCTGTTCATAGCATAAATCTAGTTCTTCTTCCCCAGAAGCACCTAACCCTGGCAGTCTTGTCGACTATCTCTGTCCTACTCTTAAAATTAATGTGGCATTGCAACATCTCTGTGTCTCATTCAGAGAACACACGCATTTTCTGCACCTTCATAAAAAGAAATAGTGTGCAGAGCTGTGTTGCTACCACAGCCTCACTTTTCAGATAATAATTTTGCATGTGTGGCAGGTGGTGGAAAGTTTTACAAAATAGTCTCATATTGCTCAGTCTTTGTTTTGCGCATTTTTGTTCTCCAAAAAGTTCAGTTTTTCCGcactttaacatttatttttgtccatGTATAATTAGCGGAGCTGTGGATGATCAATAAGACAAAGTTGTGAtgaaatgtgctttttaaaaaactgaaatcaaaaaGGACAAAAGCAATCAACCTCTCCTTTCAAGATTCAGTGCAGGGCAGATGACATG
This genomic stretch from Toxotes jaculatrix isolate fToxJac2 chromosome 19, fToxJac2.pri, whole genome shotgun sequence harbors:
- the LOC121199694 gene encoding potassium voltage-gated channel subfamily S member 3-like, whose translation is MGYGQFLHRRGNEEDQVHLNVGGVRHEVDPDMLLRFPHTRLARLLHCQSEAAILELCDDYSPAEKEYYFDRNPRVFLCVLNFYQTGQIHMMEELCVFSFSQEIEYWGIQELHLSTCCSNWYHERKEYIEDRDWDIRSDDQQPSFDSSFEELSALDKDLAKFKGAWCAEVRSYIWLRLEDPGHSTASKVIAVASLTVVLTSIVAMCVHSMPEFQRVDDNERPIEDPVLTILEEICIACFSAEFIIRLIVAPSCRKFLGNPLNIIDVASILPFYATLALETADEESAEENEDIENVGKVVQVLRLMRVLRILKLARHSIGLRALGATVRHSYHEVGLLLLFLSVGISIFSALIYFAEKEEEYTDLGTIPSGWWWATITMTTVGYGDTCPVTLAGKIVATLCIICGLLVVALPITIIFNKFSKYYQRNKVMEGHCITKPERQDPELPYYSIRDLFTESVYPFIGGITFRDSESSAGDDTDASSLKDIEVYDNDTCENGAAK